Proteins found in one Perca fluviatilis chromosome 9, GENO_Pfluv_1.0, whole genome shotgun sequence genomic segment:
- the spata18 gene encoding mitochondria-eating protein isoform X2 — MADTLRRLTNTSSFSVLQDKLESWHKDYHVISCDQNLNKCCELIELTAKIQGQLFAILNHTAAEGGHYAGVDTLKTRLLPWLGTCFSMARSSVTDDTSLQLIQDSAEKDRRIRELSASHDSELQMKDTQLCSTLRQLDSIRAELVDTQNELDETKSKSATTLLATEDEILQLKADLRSAHEQVEIYKRKLEALDDNERQIRLLRDEVSYLSTEKVMLQERLVKSRSPSPSLRHSRSSSPMRSESPTRAQLTNTSRYARLVSRFSDLYAVERLEAQTLLRRHIADLEMVQKIIFIAVMESFKTAKLAYRQFKLRVRKTLSPSHFGIESLEDAAVDYIVRNLDLYDIQASVNDVINAMNVNPRISFPPEVDFVLISSLIRETCRVAFAMQTLEPPLDLAFASDGELYNDSRYRRSYDSEFTAPLVMYHVWPALVEGDVVVVKGEAVTRRGATWSRSRSTSPVRSRSLSPSRNLTFISKRSLSPQRLRASHL; from the exons ATGGCCGACACGTTAAGGAGACTGACCAATACATCTTCCTTCAGCGTCTTACAGGACAAGCTTGAGAGCTGGCACAAAGACTACCAT GTTATATCCTGTGACCAgaatctaaataaatgttgtgaGCTGATTGAACTAACTGCCAAGATCCAGGGACAACTGTTCGCCATCCTCAACCACACAGCGGCTGAAG GTGGACACTATGCTGGAGTGGACACTCTCAAAACGCGCCTGCTGCCGTGGCTTGGAACCTGTTTCTCAATGGCGAGGTCCTCGGTCACTGATGACACCAGTCTGCAGCTCATCCAG GATTCAGCAGAAAAGGACAGAAGGATCAGGGAGCTCTCTGCCTCCCATGACAGTGAGCTGCAGATGAAGGACACTCAGCTGTGCTCCACTCTCCGCCAGTTGGACTCTATCAGAGCAGA ATTGGTCGATACTCAGAATGAACTGGATGAGACAAAGAGCAAATCAGCAACCACTCTGCTGGCCACTGAAGATGAAATTCTGCAACTGAAAGCAGA TTTGCGATCTGCACATGAGCAGGTGGAGATTTATAAGAGAAAGCTGGAGGCTCTTGATGACAACGAGCGGCAGATTCGCCTGCTGAGAGATGAAGTGTCCTACCTGAGCACAGAGAAGGTCATGCTGCAGGAAAG GTTGGTGAAAAGTCGTTCTCCGAGCCCCTCGCTGAGGCACAGTCGCTCTTCCAGCCCCATGAGGAGTGAGTCGCCCACCAGAGCTCAGCTCACCAACACTTCCCGCTACGCACGCCTCGTATCGCGCTTCAGCGACCTGTATGCTGTGGAGCGGCTTGAGGCCCAGACCTTGCTTCGACGCCACATTGCTGACTTAGAGATGGTCCAGAAAATCATCTTCATTGCTGTCATG GAATCCTTTAAGACAGCAAAACTGGCTTACCGTCAGTTCAAGCTGCGTGTGAGAAAGACGTTGTCCCCATCCCACTTTGGGATAGAAAGTCTGGAGGATGCAGCTGTGGACTACATTGTCAGAAACCTGGACCTTTATGACATTCAGGCCAGCGTCAAT GATGTGATCAATGCCATGAACGTGAACCCTCGGATCTCTTTCCCGCCGGAGGTGGACTTTGTCCTCATCAGTTCCTTGATCAGGGAGACATGCAGGGTGGCGTTTGCCATGCAGACATTGGAGCCCCCGCTCGACTTGGCCTTTGCCAGCGATGGAGAACTTTACAACGACAGCAG GTATCGTCGCAGCTATGACTCGGAGTTCACTGCTCCTCTGGTGATGTACCATGTGTGGCCGGCCTTGGTGGAGGGAGATGTCGTGGTAGTAAAGGGCGAGGCCGTGACTCGAAGGGGTGCTACG TGGAGTCGGAGCAGGAGTACCAGCCCTGtgcgctctcgctctctcagcCCAAGTCGCAATCTT acatttatcaGCAAAAGAAGCCTGTCTCCTCAACGTCTCAGAGCTAGCCACCTGTGA
- the spata18 gene encoding mitochondria-eating protein isoform X1: MTDLNLTQALHRCPRPAIAISVPRWLFQELVISCDQNLNKCCELIELTAKIQGQLFAILNHTAAEGGHYAGVDTLKTRLLPWLGTCFSMARSSVTDDTSLQLIQDSAEKDRRIRELSASHDSELQMKDTQLCSTLRQLDSIRAELVDTQNELDETKSKSATTLLATEDEILQLKADLRSAHEQVEIYKRKLEALDDNERQIRLLRDEVSYLSTEKVMLQERLVKSRSPSPSLRHSRSSSPMRSESPTRAQLTNTSRYARLVSRFSDLYAVERLEAQTLLRRHIADLEMVQKIIFIAVMESFKTAKLAYRQFKLRVRKTLSPSHFGIESLEDAAVDYIVRNLDLYDIQASVNDVINAMNVNPRISFPPEVDFVLISSLIRETCRVAFAMQTLEPPLDLAFASDGELYNDSRYRRSYDSEFTAPLVMYHVWPALVEGDVVVVKGEAVTRRGATWSRSRSTSPVRSRSLSPSRNLTFISKRSLSPQRLRASHL; encoded by the exons ATGACAGACCTAAATCTGACCCAAGCACTTCACCGGTGCCCTCGGCCAGCCATCGCTATCTCTGTTCCACGATGGTTATTTCAAGAATTA GTTATATCCTGTGACCAgaatctaaataaatgttgtgaGCTGATTGAACTAACTGCCAAGATCCAGGGACAACTGTTCGCCATCCTCAACCACACAGCGGCTGAAG GTGGACACTATGCTGGAGTGGACACTCTCAAAACGCGCCTGCTGCCGTGGCTTGGAACCTGTTTCTCAATGGCGAGGTCCTCGGTCACTGATGACACCAGTCTGCAGCTCATCCAG GATTCAGCAGAAAAGGACAGAAGGATCAGGGAGCTCTCTGCCTCCCATGACAGTGAGCTGCAGATGAAGGACACTCAGCTGTGCTCCACTCTCCGCCAGTTGGACTCTATCAGAGCAGA ATTGGTCGATACTCAGAATGAACTGGATGAGACAAAGAGCAAATCAGCAACCACTCTGCTGGCCACTGAAGATGAAATTCTGCAACTGAAAGCAGA TTTGCGATCTGCACATGAGCAGGTGGAGATTTATAAGAGAAAGCTGGAGGCTCTTGATGACAACGAGCGGCAGATTCGCCTGCTGAGAGATGAAGTGTCCTACCTGAGCACAGAGAAGGTCATGCTGCAGGAAAG GTTGGTGAAAAGTCGTTCTCCGAGCCCCTCGCTGAGGCACAGTCGCTCTTCCAGCCCCATGAGGAGTGAGTCGCCCACCAGAGCTCAGCTCACCAACACTTCCCGCTACGCACGCCTCGTATCGCGCTTCAGCGACCTGTATGCTGTGGAGCGGCTTGAGGCCCAGACCTTGCTTCGACGCCACATTGCTGACTTAGAGATGGTCCAGAAAATCATCTTCATTGCTGTCATG GAATCCTTTAAGACAGCAAAACTGGCTTACCGTCAGTTCAAGCTGCGTGTGAGAAAGACGTTGTCCCCATCCCACTTTGGGATAGAAAGTCTGGAGGATGCAGCTGTGGACTACATTGTCAGAAACCTGGACCTTTATGACATTCAGGCCAGCGTCAAT GATGTGATCAATGCCATGAACGTGAACCCTCGGATCTCTTTCCCGCCGGAGGTGGACTTTGTCCTCATCAGTTCCTTGATCAGGGAGACATGCAGGGTGGCGTTTGCCATGCAGACATTGGAGCCCCCGCTCGACTTGGCCTTTGCCAGCGATGGAGAACTTTACAACGACAGCAG GTATCGTCGCAGCTATGACTCGGAGTTCACTGCTCCTCTGGTGATGTACCATGTGTGGCCGGCCTTGGTGGAGGGAGATGTCGTGGTAGTAAAGGGCGAGGCCGTGACTCGAAGGGGTGCTACG TGGAGTCGGAGCAGGAGTACCAGCCCTGtgcgctctcgctctctcagcCCAAGTCGCAATCTT acatttatcaGCAAAAGAAGCCTGTCTCCTCAACGTCTCAGAGCTAGCCACCTGTGA
- the spata18 gene encoding mitochondria-eating protein isoform X3 gives MTDLNLTQALHRCPRPAIAISVPRWLFQELVISCDQNLNKCCELIELTAKIQGQLFAILNHTAAEGGHYAGVDTLKTRLLPWLGTCFSMARSSVTDDTSLQLIQDSAEKDRRIRELSASHDSELQMKDTQLCSTLRQLDSIRAELVDTQNELDETKSKSATTLLATEDEILQLKADLRSAHEQVEIYKRKLEALDDNERQIRLLRDEVSYLSTEKVMLQERLVKSRSPSPSLRHSRSSSPMRSESPTRAQLTNTSRYARLVSRFSDLYAVERLEAQTLLRRHIADLEMVQKIIFIAVMESFKTAKLAYRQFKLRVRKTLSPSHFGIESLEDAAVDYIVRNLDLYDIQASVNDVINAMNVNPRISFPPEVDFVLISSLIRETCRVAFAMQTLEPPLDLAFASDGELYNDSRYRRSYDSEFTAPLVMYHVWPALVEGDVVVVKGEAVTRRGATWSRSRSTSPVRSRSLSPSRNLHAHPWP, from the exons ATGACAGACCTAAATCTGACCCAAGCACTTCACCGGTGCCCTCGGCCAGCCATCGCTATCTCTGTTCCACGATGGTTATTTCAAGAATTA GTTATATCCTGTGACCAgaatctaaataaatgttgtgaGCTGATTGAACTAACTGCCAAGATCCAGGGACAACTGTTCGCCATCCTCAACCACACAGCGGCTGAAG GTGGACACTATGCTGGAGTGGACACTCTCAAAACGCGCCTGCTGCCGTGGCTTGGAACCTGTTTCTCAATGGCGAGGTCCTCGGTCACTGATGACACCAGTCTGCAGCTCATCCAG GATTCAGCAGAAAAGGACAGAAGGATCAGGGAGCTCTCTGCCTCCCATGACAGTGAGCTGCAGATGAAGGACACTCAGCTGTGCTCCACTCTCCGCCAGTTGGACTCTATCAGAGCAGA ATTGGTCGATACTCAGAATGAACTGGATGAGACAAAGAGCAAATCAGCAACCACTCTGCTGGCCACTGAAGATGAAATTCTGCAACTGAAAGCAGA TTTGCGATCTGCACATGAGCAGGTGGAGATTTATAAGAGAAAGCTGGAGGCTCTTGATGACAACGAGCGGCAGATTCGCCTGCTGAGAGATGAAGTGTCCTACCTGAGCACAGAGAAGGTCATGCTGCAGGAAAG GTTGGTGAAAAGTCGTTCTCCGAGCCCCTCGCTGAGGCACAGTCGCTCTTCCAGCCCCATGAGGAGTGAGTCGCCCACCAGAGCTCAGCTCACCAACACTTCCCGCTACGCACGCCTCGTATCGCGCTTCAGCGACCTGTATGCTGTGGAGCGGCTTGAGGCCCAGACCTTGCTTCGACGCCACATTGCTGACTTAGAGATGGTCCAGAAAATCATCTTCATTGCTGTCATG GAATCCTTTAAGACAGCAAAACTGGCTTACCGTCAGTTCAAGCTGCGTGTGAGAAAGACGTTGTCCCCATCCCACTTTGGGATAGAAAGTCTGGAGGATGCAGCTGTGGACTACATTGTCAGAAACCTGGACCTTTATGACATTCAGGCCAGCGTCAAT GATGTGATCAATGCCATGAACGTGAACCCTCGGATCTCTTTCCCGCCGGAGGTGGACTTTGTCCTCATCAGTTCCTTGATCAGGGAGACATGCAGGGTGGCGTTTGCCATGCAGACATTGGAGCCCCCGCTCGACTTGGCCTTTGCCAGCGATGGAGAACTTTACAACGACAGCAG GTATCGTCGCAGCTATGACTCGGAGTTCACTGCTCCTCTGGTGATGTACCATGTGTGGCCGGCCTTGGTGGAGGGAGATGTCGTGGTAGTAAAGGGCGAGGCCGTGACTCGAAGGGGTGCTACG TGGAGTCGGAGCAGGAGTACCAGCCCTGtgcgctctcgctctctcagcCCAAGTCGCAATCTT CATGCACATCCATGGCCTTAA